Proteins encoded together in one Micromonospora auratinigra window:
- a CDS encoding penicillin-binding transpeptidase domain-containing protein, with protein MPVWYPVRRLRSPLRPVVAALAAAALAAGSLAGCSGGDGPEQSLDAFLKGWRSGDLHAVGFIDPTGAKVAASEVTKELKALSGELAKSPPELRRTGDVKITKDIADARVQVAWALPGGARWAYENPVRLRRGGDDQWQVIWEPAVVQQKLERGDRLALRRDPATRAGVLDGTGTPIVAPRAVVRVGVQPSQAGDVKKLVSRLDAAFKAIRPALDPPVDLTDLPKRLSEAEPDAFVEVVTLRDEAYRQIKPRIYDLPGTTFRADKLDLAPTREFARALLGSVDPAQADDLKAHPDRYVAGDLVGHGGLQGRYDDRLRGAPGLTVVTVRSTPDGATAPGVEVFRSAPKAGQPLRTTLDVATQNAADAALRGERRRAALVAVRISDGAVLAAANGPGAAGQNLAFEAQVPPGSTFKMVSALALLDKGAVTPDQIVPCPKLFPVEGRSFKNSDNFELGAVPFRTDFAKSCNTAFASLAPQLGPDGLAQAGRTLGLESEWDLGADVFTGKVSANGSGPEQAAAAIGQGTTVVSPLAMAGATAAVARGHWEQPTLVLDPAPAKPAPAGPALKESSLRQLKDMMRAVVTDGTASALKDVPGQPVYGKTGTAEYDNDPAHTHAWFVGWRGDVAFAVFVEQGGSSTSSAVPISERFLRALR; from the coding sequence ATGCCCGTCTGGTACCCCGTTCGCCGCCTCCGCTCCCCTCTCCGGCCGGTTGTCGCGGCCCTGGCCGCCGCCGCGCTGGCCGCGGGCTCCCTGGCCGGCTGCTCGGGCGGGGACGGCCCGGAGCAGAGCCTGGACGCCTTCCTCAAGGGCTGGCGCTCGGGAGACCTGCACGCGGTCGGCTTCATCGACCCGACCGGCGCCAAGGTCGCCGCGAGCGAGGTGACGAAGGAGCTGAAGGCGCTCTCCGGCGAGCTGGCGAAGAGCCCGCCCGAGCTGCGGCGCACCGGCGACGTGAAGATCACCAAGGACATCGCCGACGCCCGGGTCCAGGTCGCCTGGGCCCTGCCCGGCGGCGCCCGGTGGGCCTACGAGAACCCGGTCCGGCTGCGCCGGGGCGGCGACGACCAGTGGCAGGTGATCTGGGAACCGGCGGTGGTCCAGCAGAAGCTGGAGCGGGGCGACCGGCTGGCGCTGCGCCGCGACCCGGCCACCCGGGCCGGCGTCCTCGACGGCACGGGCACCCCGATCGTCGCGCCCCGGGCGGTGGTCCGGGTCGGCGTGCAACCCAGCCAGGCCGGCGACGTGAAGAAGCTGGTCAGCCGGCTCGACGCCGCCTTCAAGGCGATCCGGCCCGCGCTGGATCCCCCGGTCGACCTCACCGACCTGCCGAAGCGGCTCAGCGAGGCCGAGCCGGACGCGTTCGTCGAGGTGGTCACCCTGCGGGACGAGGCGTACCGGCAGATCAAGCCGCGGATCTACGACCTGCCCGGCACCACCTTCCGGGCCGACAAGCTCGACCTCGCCCCGACCCGGGAGTTCGCCCGCGCCCTGCTCGGCTCGGTCGACCCGGCCCAGGCCGACGACCTCAAGGCCCACCCCGACCGGTACGTCGCGGGTGACCTGGTGGGCCACGGCGGCCTCCAGGGCCGGTACGACGACCGGCTGCGCGGCGCGCCCGGACTGACCGTGGTCACCGTGCGGTCCACCCCGGACGGCGCCACCGCCCCCGGCGTCGAGGTCTTCCGCAGCGCGCCGAAGGCCGGTCAGCCGCTGCGGACCACCCTCGACGTGGCCACCCAGAACGCCGCCGACGCGGCGCTGCGCGGCGAGCGTCGGCGCGCGGCCCTGGTGGCCGTACGGATCAGCGACGGCGCGGTGCTGGCCGCCGCCAACGGCCCCGGCGCGGCCGGACAGAACCTCGCCTTCGAGGCGCAGGTGCCACCCGGCTCCACCTTCAAGATGGTCAGCGCGCTCGCCCTGCTCGACAAGGGCGCGGTGACCCCGGACCAGATCGTGCCCTGCCCCAAGCTCTTCCCGGTCGAGGGGCGGTCGTTCAAGAACTCGGACAACTTCGAGCTGGGCGCGGTGCCGTTCCGCACCGACTTCGCGAAGTCCTGCAACACCGCCTTCGCCTCCCTCGCCCCGCAGCTCGGCCCGGACGGGCTGGCGCAGGCCGGCCGCACCCTCGGCCTGGAGAGCGAGTGGGACCTGGGCGCGGACGTCTTCACCGGCAAGGTCTCCGCCAACGGCTCGGGCCCCGAGCAGGCTGCCGCCGCGATCGGCCAGGGCACCACCGTGGTCAGCCCGCTCGCCATGGCCGGCGCGACCGCCGCGGTGGCCCGCGGGCACTGGGAACAGCCGACGCTGGTCCTCGACCCGGCGCCCGCGAAGCCCGCCCCCGCCGGCCCGGCGCTCAAGGAATCGTCACTGCGGCAACTGAAGGACATGATGCGGGCGGTGGTCACCGACGGCACGGCCAGCGCCCTCAAGGACGTCCCCGGTCAGCCCGTGTACGGCAAGACCGGCACCGCCGAGTACGACAACGACCCGGCCCACACGCACGCCTGGTTCGTCGGCTGGCGAGGCGACGTGGCCTTCGCGGTCTTCGTCGAGCAGGGCGGCTCCAGCACGTCCAGCGCGGTGCCGATCAGCGAACGCTTCCTCCGCGCCCTCCGCTGA